TACTATCATCAAAAGCTAATACGACTAAATTTAGACAGTTCAGGGGTTAGCGCACTAGTTAGGCTTTGGTACAATTATGCGTACGCCCACGTAGTAACTCATAATAGGAAACGCGTAAATGCCGCACATTATTATTGAACACTCTGAAGATCTTCCTGTATTACCTCAAGTGCTTGTTGAAAAAGTACATAACGCCACATTTCAAAGTGGCTTATTTGATTTAGAAACCATTAAAACCCGTGCCATTGCTTATCAGCAATATCAATTAGGTGAAGGTAAAGAAGGGTTTATTCATATTGCGGCACACATTATGGCTGGGCGCTCTATTGAGCAAAAGCAAATGCTTAGCGAAAGCCTACTAGAGTGTTTAAAAACATACTGTCGCGACTCCGACAGCCTAAGCGTTAATATTTACGATATTCAGCACGAGATTTACCGTAAAAATTAAATGCCATAAAAAACGCGCTGTAACTTAGTTACAGCGCGTTTTTTGGTTTAATGGGTCACTTTTTTAAAGCGTAAACTTACCTAGTAACTCTTTTAAAATATTCGACTCTTTATTTAGCCCATTACATAGCTGCTCTGAATTTTTCATATTTTGCTTTGTTTGTTCTGCCGAGTCAGAAATCATCACCACGTTTTGACTTATTTCTGACGTAGCTAATGTTTGTTCACGCGTTGCTGTAGCAACCGAACTGTTTAACTCACTTAAAGTCACAATTTCCTGCGATATACCAGTTAATGTACTGCCTGTAACTTTTAGTCGCTCTGCGTTTTCAAGGGTATTTTTACTGCCAAGTTCAATGGCTGATACCGTACTAGAGGCTTTAGAGTTTAACGTATCTATCATTTCGTTAATTTGCTCAGTTGACTCAGCGGTACGCATAGCAAGTGTACGTACTTCATCAGCCACCACAGCAAAACCACGGCCATGCTCACCTGCGCGTGCTGCCTCTATAGCAGCATTAAGTGCTAGTAAATTGGTTTGCTCTGAAATAGCCTTAATTACATCAAGTACTTGCGTAATTGATTTTATTTCACCAGAAAGCTCGGTCACAGAAGCAACCGAGGTTGCCATAGCAGTTTCAAGTTGCTCCATTTGCTTTATGGTGCCATTAACAAACTCAACACCTTTGTGAGTAGTTTCCTCAGTAGTAGTTGCTATATTAGATGCGTTACTCGCACTATTTGAAATATCTTGTACCGTTACTTCCATTTCATTAACTGCCGCAGCAACGGTTTGTGTACTTGATGATTGCACCTCAGCTAAATTAGCAGCTCCTTGTACTTGCACTAATACACTTTCGGAAATACTTTTCACATGGCTAGCAGAGTCCGACACCTGCTTAAACATGCTATGTAATTGCTCTAAAAATAAATTAAAGTTTGCTGCTAGCTCTGATATTTCATTGTTATCGTTCGTTGGTAATCTTGCGGTTAGGTCGCCATCTTTTTTAGTTAACGCATTTACCGCCGAGGTAATATTTTCAATGGGTTTAAATA
The sequence above is drawn from the Pseudoalteromonas espejiana DSM 9414 genome and encodes:
- a CDS encoding 5-carboxymethyl-2-hydroxymuconate Delta-isomerase, coding for MPHIIIEHSEDLPVLPQVLVEKVHNATFQSGLFDLETIKTRAIAYQQYQLGEGKEGFIHIAAHIMAGRSIEQKQMLSESLLECLKTYCRDSDSLSVNIYDIQHEIYRKN
- a CDS encoding methyl-accepting chemotaxis protein, with product MLLKQKVYISLILAIVVPLAVSTFLFSNSIQNHTDEKLAKVDLPTALSEVKNKIELELSTPIIVAKEIAQNLFVKQWLSNGESEQTQADYIDYLASIKKDNKAVIAYIISKNTNNYYTDTGISRKIDRSEDLWFDQFLSSNKPFEIALDIDKTTNTMVVFINYALEIGGERTAITGVGRSLDSMINLINEYRIGEAGVVYLVSNEGEVMLHSDRDKMGQKINISDIKNGAIVNKQIEGEDYVVSSTPIESLGWHLVAEIPEEQLYGPINSAINSNLLFGVIIAIIGFVLARVLVAQIFKPIENITSAVNALTKKDGDLTARLPTNDNNEISELAANFNLFLEQLHSMFKQVSDSASHVKSISESVLVQVQGAANLAEVQSSSTQTVAAAVNEMEVTVQDISNSASNASNIATTTEETTHKGVEFVNGTIKQMEQLETAMATSVASVTELSGEIKSITQVLDVIKAISEQTNLLALNAAIEAARAGEHGRGFAVVADEVRTLAMRTAESTEQINEMIDTLNSKASSTVSAIELGSKNTLENAERLKVTGSTLTGISQEIVTLSELNSSVATATREQTLATSEISQNVVMISDSAEQTKQNMKNSEQLCNGLNKESNILKELLGKFTL